TTTTGCAATGATAAGATTGAGAACCCCTTCAGGAACATTGTTTGCAACCAAAACATCGGCAATAATTTTATGAACAGCAATTGCAGTGAGAGGCGTTTTTGAACTTGGTTTCCATACAACAACATTACCGCCAATTACTGCAAGCATTGTATTCCAAGCCCATACAGCAATAGGAAAGTTAAATGATGTTACTATGCCTACAACTCCCAGTGGATGATACTGATCGTACATTTTGTGATTTGTACGTTCGGAACGCAACATAATCCCATTCATTAAGCGCGATTGTCCTACAGCAAAATCGCAGATATCAATCATCTCCTGCACTTCACCCATTCCTTCCTGAAGAATCTTTCCAACTTCAATGCTAATCAATCGACCCAGATCTTCTTTGTGCTCCCTTAATTTGATGCCGATTTGCCTTACAACTTCGCCTCTTTGAGGGGCAGGCCAATGTCGCCACTCTTTGAATATGAGATTAGCATTGGATATCATTAGCTCATAATCTTCAATGCTTGCTGTTTTTACCTCTGCAATAATTTCACCAGTTGCTGGATTTTCAGAGCTCAATAACGAACCACGTGTTTCAATCCATTTTGCTCCAGTACTTAAACCTAAATTCGTTTTTTTAATGCCTAGATTATGTAATGTGTTATTTATAATTTTGTCCATTTATCTAATTAGTTGATTGTTAAAAGTCCAATTTATTGGGGTTTGATTATTATTTACAAATTTCGTCTTTCATGAAGGAGTACCTATAATCGGTTGGAGGAACAAGCGTTTCCTTTATAGTTCTCGCGTTTGTCCAGCGGATGAGATTTAAGGAACTTCCTGCTTTATCGTTTGTACCCGATGCACGAGCCCCGCCAAATGGTTGTTGACCAACTACTGCACCAGTAGGTTTATCGTTGATATAGAAGTTACCAGCAGCATAACGCAATTTTTTCATTGCCATATTTATAGCAGCCCGATCTGTGGCAAAAATTGCCCCAGTTAAAGCGTATGGTGATGTTTGGTCACAAACATCCAATGTTTGCTCGTACTCCTCATCACTGTATAGGTAGATTGTAAGCACTGGGCCAAAGATCTCCTCTTCCATAGTAAGGAAATGAGGGTTAGTAGTGAGAATAACAGTAGGTTCTATAAAATATCCAATTGATTTATCACCCTTTCCACCAAAAATGATTTCGGACTCATTTGATTCTTTGGCCTTTTGAATATAGGTCATGATATTGTCAAACGAAGATTCATCAATCACAGCATTTATAAAGTTTGTGAAATCGGTTGGGTCGCCAATTTTTATTTCATTTAGATTTTTTAGCATCAACGCTTTAAAATCAGGCCACATAGATTTTGGAAAATAAGCCCTTGATGCTGCAGAACATTTTTGTCCTTGATATTCAAACGCTCCACGAATTGCTGCAATAACTGCCTCATCTAGCCTTGCACTTTGATGAACAAATAAAAAGTTTTTTCCTCCGGTTTCACCAACAAGTTTTGGGTAGGATCTATAGTTACTTAGATTATCTCCAATTTGCTTCCAGAAAAGGTTGAACGTTGATGTTGACCCAGTAAAATGGATACCTGCAAGCATTGGCTGTTTAAATATCTCCTTTCCAATAACAGAACCCTTGCTCGGAACGAAATTAATAACCCCATCGGGTAGTCCGGCTTCCTTAAAAATCTTCATCAATATATAATTGGATAGGATAGAGGTGGTTGCCGGTTTCCATACTATTGAATTCCCCATAAGAACAGGAGACATATTTAAGTTTGATGCAATTGCAGTAAAATTGAATGGAGAAACAGAGAAAACAAATCCCTCTAAAGGTCTATATTCAGTGCGGTTTAGATTAGAATCCTCGGATAAAGGCTGTCCATTATATATTTCGCTTGCAAAGAATGCGTTGAACCTTAAAAAATCAACTACTTCACAAGCCGAGTCGATTTCTGCTTGATAAGCATTTTTACTTTGCCCAAGCATTGTGGCTGCATTCATCAATGCACGGTATTTTTTCGATATCAGCTCAGCAATTTTTATTGTAACCGATACCCTATCTATCCAAGATGTTTGCGCCCACTTTTCACGAGCAGCAAGTGCAGCATCAACTGCCATTTGAATCTCTTTTTCACCTGCAATGTGATATGTGGCAAGCAGATGAGAGTGATTATGAGGCATTACAACTTTTCCGGTTACTCCAGTTCTTATCTCTTTTCCACCAATGATAAGTGGAATATCCATAACAGATTCAGAAAGATTCTTAAGTTCAATTTCTAATGCTACTCTTTCTGCTGAGCAGGGTGCATAACCCATAATAGTCTCATTTTTAGGGCGTTCAAATTTAAATATTGAGTTATTCATTTTAAAAATTTTATTTATTCGGGGACAAATATAAATACGTTATGCAAAAAGATGCATAACGAAAATCATGTTTTGAAAACAAAATATAAATTATAATCATTCTAAATAACATATTAAAACCGTGAATGTTCGAAAGAAATACTGTTAATCAATTATAAATCAGACATTTTTTCAAACCTGATTTTTATATTCGTTTTTTTTAATTTTGTTGAAAAGACTTCAATCAACGAAGAGAGACCCCAAAGGTCTTCAAGACCTTTGGGGTCTAAAATCTTGATCTATTAAATTTACAATTAGAATGGAACCGATAGAATACGGCTATACCTACCATTTATTCAATCAAGGGAATAATAGAGAGGATATTTTTATAGAAAGCGAGAATTATCGATTTTTTATGTTCTTATTCAAAAAACACTTAGCCGATATTTGTGAGGTTTACGCATATGCCTTGCTGATTAATCATTTCCATTTTTTGCTCAGGATTAAGGATGTGGATGAAATTAACAATTCCGAAATAACATGTAAACCTGCATGGCGCTATTTCTCAAACTTCTTTAATGCTTATGCAAAGGCTTATAATAAAAGTTATAATAGAACTGGAAGTCTATTCAGATATAAAATTCGAAGAAAAAAGGTGTTAGATGAAAAATATCTCCTAAATCTTGTAAAATATATTCACTTTAATCCTCAGAATCATAGATTGATTGACGATTTTAGGAATTGGTCGTATAGTTCGTGGCAT
This region of Bacteroidales bacterium genomic DNA includes:
- the pruA gene encoding L-glutamate gamma-semialdehyde dehydrogenase codes for the protein MNNSIFKFERPKNETIMGYAPCSAERVALEIELKNLSESVMDIPLIIGGKEIRTGVTGKVVMPHNHSHLLATYHIAGEKEIQMAVDAALAAREKWAQTSWIDRVSVTIKIAELISKKYRALMNAATMLGQSKNAYQAEIDSACEVVDFLRFNAFFASEIYNGQPLSEDSNLNRTEYRPLEGFVFSVSPFNFTAIASNLNMSPVLMGNSIVWKPATTSILSNYILMKIFKEAGLPDGVINFVPSKGSVIGKEIFKQPMLAGIHFTGSTSTFNLFWKQIGDNLSNYRSYPKLVGETGGKNFLFVHQSARLDEAVIAAIRGAFEYQGQKCSAASRAYFPKSMWPDFKALMLKNLNEIKIGDPTDFTNFINAVIDESSFDNIMTYIQKAKESNESEIIFGGKGDKSIGYFIEPTVILTTNPHFLTMEEEIFGPVLTIYLYSDEEYEQTLDVCDQTSPYALTGAIFATDRAAINMAMKKLRYAAGNFYINDKPTGAVVGQQPFGGARASGTNDKAGSSLNLIRWTNARTIKETLVPPTDYRYSFMKDEICK
- a CDS encoding transposase; the encoded protein is MEPIEYGYTYHLFNQGNNREDIFIESENYRFFMFLFKKHLADICEVYAYALLINHFHFLLRIKDVDEINNSEITCKPAWRYFSNFFNAYAKAYNKSYNRTGSLFRYKIRRKKVLDEKYLLNLVKYIHFNPQNHRLIDDFRNWSYSSWHAYTTNKSTLIAREFILNQFDGIDNFIEHHRFIQELDDEE